CCTGGAGGAGATTATTTTCCTGTGGAAGAATGTAGGCAATCACAGTAAATTATGTGGTCAGTTTTCACCAAAAGCAGAGGACAGGTGAAAAATGTTTGATCTAAATGAGGACTAAATCCTaaaaggggcggggggggggggaatacaGTCCTGAAAGAAAGGAAGCCTTTGGGCACTGGGTCTCTCAACCTTATCACAAGGATCAACGTTACGCACAAGAGGTAACTCTTGGCTGTGGGGCGGTAAGCTGCCCTATATAGGATGTACCCACGGAACACCGGTAGCACCCTCCCAAGTGAGGTAGCACCCCTCCAAGTTCCCTGGAGTCCAAACGTCTCCAGATTTGCCAAACGTCCCATggttggggttggggggcggCGTGCGAAAACTTATCTGGTCGAGGGTCACTAGGCTAAGAAGTTAGGGGAGGATGGCTAAGTTGGGATTTGCTGATAGGCCAACATACTAAAACACCTGGCTATGTTGGCAAAAGCTTGGGACAGATACCCGGAGATGTACgtttaaaaaagactgaaatattaGTAAACAGCGAGGATTGGGGAACTCAAGACACTATCTGTACGTTGAGAGTAAATCCCAGCTCGTTTACTagataaaagaacaaataaatttaGCAGGttagcccccctccccccataccTACACTCCACTGAGGACCCAGACTAGGCAGGTAGGGATCATCTTGAACACCCCTTATTACCAGCAAGACGACACTTACCATCAGGTGGCACCACTGGACCATGGGGCGTTTCGAATTTGAACGACTAGGGCAACTTTTAACACACATTGACCCAACCTAGCCCCACATGTAAACGCGATCCTAATTACGGACGCCCCAACGCAACTAATTCTTAAGTGTTTACAGCCACTTTCTCTGGTAAAGTAAGTGGCTCTGAAAAGAGCCTTTGTGTATAACGAAGATGTTCGATTTCGTCCTCTGAGCGCCCTTACTTTGAGCTGGTGTACTTGGTGACCGCCTTGGTGCCCTCGGACACGGCGTGTTTGGCCAGTTCGCCGGGCAGCAGCAGGCGCACCGCCGTCTGGATCTCTCGGGAAGTAATGGTCGAGCGCTTATTGTAATGCGCCAGGCGCGACGCTTCCCCAGCAATGCGCTCGAAGATATCATTGACGAAGGAGTTCATGATGCCCATGGCTTTGGACGAGATGCCGGTGTCCGGATGTACTTGTTTCAGCACTTTATACACGTAAACGGAATAGCTTTCCTTGCGGCTGCGCTTGCGCTTCTTGCCGTCCTTCTTCTGTACTTTCGTGACAGCTTTTTTAGAGCCTTTTTTAGGAACAGGAGCGGATTTTGCTGGATCCGGCATTTTTGCAGGAACACACACCACACGCTTGTGCTAAACGATGCCGACTACTTCAGACCTGGCCCCTTACACGTTATTTATAGAGCCTTTATGCAAATGAAGGCTAACAGAGTACTGCATTTTTATTGGTTAATATACAACAGTGTCGTCATAGAGAGGCAGAGTCCATGTAAATAAGGTTCCGCTGGCGTTTTCTTAGTGGTTCTTACAACAAATGTCTTGTTAACCAATCAAAATGTTCTGTTCCACACTAAATTAAGTAAATGTAGTTTCAcctgtttggggtcttttgttaaatgattttcactttttctcgTTGACTTGTATATAGTAGCGATCTGAAGCGCGTGCTAAAGACAAGCtaactttctcttatttttgcaTCGTTTTACTCCTCTGTACTATTTTGTGGAAGTTTGATTCTGGTTTTCGCAACATAC
This portion of the Cervus canadensis isolate Bull #8, Minnesota chromosome 2, ASM1932006v1, whole genome shotgun sequence genome encodes:
- the LOC122427231 gene encoding histone H2B type 2-F yields the protein MPDPAKSAPVPKKGSKKAVTKVQKKDGKKRKRSRKESYSVYVYKVLKQVHPDTGISSKAMGIMNSFVNDIFERIAGEASRLAHYNKRSTITSREIQTAVRLLLPGELAKHAVSEGTKAVTKYTSSK